A stretch of DNA from Polyangiaceae bacterium:
TCGGCCGGCGCGGACGGCAGCTGGCGAGGCGACAGCTCGTAGACCTCGGCCGGGGTCTTCATCGCGAGCGCCTCGTGAGGACGCTCTTCGTTGTAGATGCTCTGGAAGCGGTTGAAGGCCTTCTGTTGCGCCGGGATCGAGCCACATGGCGGCGTGGCGGTCTCGGCCTTCAGGGTCTCGTGGAACCGCTCGTGGCGACCATTCTGATCCGGTCGGCCGGGCTCGATCAGGATCGGCACGACGCCGATGCGCAACAGCCACACCCCAAGGCGCGAAAGGCGCCCCAGACCAGTGGAACCGAACGGCGGACCGCCGTCGCTGAGCATGAAGCGTGGCAGCCCGAACACAACGAACGCCTGCTCAAGGCGACGCTTCACGTCGGGCGACTTGGGCGCAACCATCGCCTGGCAGACCAGCGACGCCTGAGTGCACATGCCGTTGACGGTCAGCGGATCACACCGCGTGCCGTCGCCAACCCGGAACCAACCCTTGTAGTCCATCGACCACACGTCGTTCGGCGCGGCGGCCTCGACGACGGGCGGCGCCGTCGACTGCCGGCGGCGCCGACGACCCCGCGGCACTACGACACCTGCTCGACTCAGGATCGCATCGACGGTGCTCCAGGCCGGCCAGCTCTCAGCCGGGCGCTCGCGCAACAGCGTCCACAGGATCTTCTTCGAACCCCATGTCGGGTGCGCTTTCCGAACCCGGAGCACCGCGGCCTCGATCTCGGAAGATGTCTGGTTGGGGTGGCTCCGCGGAGCTCGCGAGCGTCGGCAAGGCCCGACATGCCGCGCTCAGCGTGCCTCGCCAGGATCTTGTAGCCGGTCTTCCGGCGGATCCCGGAACTGTCGGCAGGCTTTCACCATCGTCACCTGGCCCTTCAGGACCAGCTTCACGAACTTCTGTCTCTCCGTCATCGGATCGGTCTGCGTCCATGGCATCCGGCCAGGAGACCCACGGCGCTCCCCATGGTCACGCTCGAGTGTCACCCATGTGCCCGGACAGTGTCACCCATATGCTGGGTTGGACCCCCTGGAAAAGTGGCAAACTCGTCCCCACTCGTCCCCCCTCACGGCTCGAAGGAGTCTCTTCTACAGATCCTGGACAGGATACCAAATAGGTGAACCAATGAACCTTCGAAGCCGTCTCATCATGGCGATCTTGACCGTACTCACATCCACCTTGT
This window harbors:
- a CDS encoding transposase — its product is MLRVRKAHPTWGSKKILWTLLRERPAESWPAWSTVDAILSRAGVVVPRGRRRRRQSTAPPVVEAAAPNDVWSMDYKGWFRVGDGTRCDPLTVNGMCTQASLVCQAMVAPKSPDVKRRLEQAFVVFGLPRFMLSDGGPPFGSTGLGRLSRLGVWLLRIGVVPILIEPGRPDQNGRHERFHETLKAETATPPCGSIPAQQKAFNRFQSIYNEERPHEALAMKTPAEVYELSPRQLPSAPADHCYPEDSRPVASVATVPSSGAAACHSLADRLWVIHAILCLARGRTRCNCPANHTRRHRLPSVARGRRSQRLG